A region of Methanocorpusculum labreanum Z DNA encodes the following proteins:
- a CDS encoding DUF447 domain-containing protein translates to MGLLGEGITEVIAVTKDNAAPIGIIVRSGQAPKMILFKGSKTAENVEKYGWVTANFVSDSYLYPLYAFSDVAKSDLRKVFVGEMVMQLLRDADAWMAFTAQIVNETKDAYFVELEPVGSEYCRDEMRPVNRGFNSVIDATVHATRYVMNHDPELRELIEYHLGIVRKCGGPRDIEAAALIKEVCGF, encoded by the coding sequence GTGGGACTGTTAGGCGAAGGGATCACCGAAGTGATCGCGGTCACTAAGGATAATGCGGCCCCTATCGGGATCATCGTGCGGTCCGGTCAGGCACCGAAGATGATCCTTTTCAAGGGGTCGAAGACGGCGGAGAATGTGGAAAAGTACGGCTGGGTAACGGCGAACTTCGTGAGTGACTCGTATCTCTATCCTCTGTATGCGTTTTCCGACGTGGCAAAGTCGGATCTGAGAAAGGTGTTTGTCGGTGAGATGGTCATGCAGCTGCTTCGCGATGCTGATGCATGGATGGCGTTTACCGCCCAGATCGTCAACGAGACGAAGGATGCGTATTTTGTGGAGCTTGAACCGGTGGGATCTGAGTACTGCCGTGATGAGATGCGGCCGGTGAACCGGGGCTTTAATTCGGTGATCGATGCGACGGTCCATGCAACACGGTATGTGATGAATCATGATCCAGAGCTTCGTGAACTGATCGAGTATCATCTGGGAATCGTTCGAAAGTGCGGGGGACCGAGGGATATTGAGGCGGCGGCACTGATTAAAGAGGTCTGCGGGTTTTAA
- a CDS encoding triphosphoribosyl-dephospho-CoA synthase — MSKLSLAETAELSMLLEVSANIKPGNIDRFHDYEDTKFRHFLASAVLARDVFERVPQMTLGEAMYAAVEHTNGHTGGNTHFGAFILLLPLIKGKGIAGACEAVLRTTVEDAVRFYQAFGKTQVRVNREDEMDVNDPASITMLREKQMTMLDVMRYSSETDMVAREWTNGFALTRKAADILKEKDGADQIQEMFLRLMAAYPDTFIAKKFGYARAVSVMERAQLVRAGGLSLSRFDEECILGGVNPGSLADICIAGIFTALLEGWQWDC, encoded by the coding sequence ATGTCTAAGCTGTCTCTTGCCGAAACCGCCGAACTTTCGATGCTCCTTGAGGTGAGCGCCAATATCAAACCGGGAAATATCGACCGGTTCCATGATTACGAGGATACGAAGTTCCGGCATTTTCTGGCATCGGCGGTACTTGCCCGCGACGTTTTTGAACGCGTTCCGCAGATGACGCTTGGTGAAGCGATGTATGCGGCCGTCGAGCATACGAACGGCCATACGGGAGGGAATACGCATTTTGGGGCGTTCATTCTTCTTCTGCCGCTTATCAAAGGCAAAGGCATCGCCGGGGCGTGCGAGGCCGTTCTTCGAACAACGGTCGAAGACGCCGTTCGTTTTTATCAGGCTTTCGGGAAAACCCAAGTTCGGGTCAACAGGGAGGATGAGATGGATGTCAATGATCCCGCTTCGATCACGATGCTTCGCGAGAAGCAGATGACCATGCTCGATGTGATGAGGTATTCGAGCGAGACCGATATGGTCGCCCGCGAATGGACGAACGGATTTGCCCTGACCCGGAAAGCCGCCGATATCCTCAAAGAAAAGGACGGGGCCGATCAGATCCAGGAGATGTTTCTGCGCCTTATGGCCGCGTATCCGGATACGTTTATTGCAAAGAAGTTCGGGTATGCCAGGGCGGTTTCCGTGATGGAACGTGCTCAGCTGGTTCGTGCCGGCGGACTTTCACTGAGCAGGTTCGACGAGGAGTGTATCCTCGGCGGGGTGAATCCGGGTTCCCTTGCGGACATCTGCATCGCGGGGATATTCACCGCACTTCTGGAGGGGTGGCAGTGGGACTGTTAG
- a CDS encoding methanogenesis marker 9 domain-containing protein yields MTAATRFISINGRPVKTPIVIASMAGITDAEFVLARSKHAGVAFIGGYNTDEPSRKASVAMEAAGRTEFNADFDEIATEIDILEGADIIIGLNLRGATPEAFVSAAKRFGPSVIYEIDAHCRQQPMIDAGCGEYLLHNPEKLCAIVSALAAEGMTVSVKTRAGVVDDRQLARMLWKAGASILHVDLMDTGHTKIRQIRNSCPLIIIANNGVSSPDKMMDYFAHGADLVSVARSASLSVLQTLDRYIRAVAEEIGWYNAPKQLCRGGDLRSLTFCCMPVKQCPLLPSLESLGMSREEYLALKKEMTAETPLSMGSHTCFGSLAYCCKSSTPCMFRDMTLKSIDLPMNEYMALKRTLSEKIVKKIFENV; encoded by the coding sequence ATGACGGCAGCTACAAGATTCATATCAATAAACGGAAGGCCTGTCAAAACCCCCATCGTGATCGCTTCAATGGCCGGAATAACCGATGCGGAGTTTGTTCTTGCCCGCAGTAAACATGCCGGTGTTGCTTTTATTGGCGGATACAATACAGATGAACCAAGCAGGAAAGCCTCTGTTGCTATGGAAGCAGCGGGCCGGACCGAGTTCAATGCCGATTTCGACGAAATAGCAACCGAGATCGACATTCTGGAAGGGGCGGATATCATCATCGGTCTCAATCTGAGAGGGGCGACGCCGGAAGCATTCGTTTCTGCCGCAAAACGGTTTGGACCTTCTGTAATATACGAGATCGATGCCCACTGCCGTCAGCAGCCCATGATCGACGCAGGATGCGGAGAGTATCTCCTTCACAATCCTGAGAAACTCTGTGCCATCGTTTCTGCGCTTGCAGCCGAAGGCATGACCGTCTCCGTCAAGACCCGTGCCGGCGTGGTTGATGACCGCCAGCTTGCACGCATGCTCTGGAAAGCCGGAGCTTCGATTCTCCATGTCGATCTGATGGATACCGGACACACGAAGATCAGACAGATTCGAAACAGCTGCCCCTTAATCATCATCGCAAACAACGGTGTTTCCAGTCCCGACAAAATGATGGACTATTTTGCCCACGGGGCCGATCTCGTCTCGGTCGCACGAAGTGCAAGTCTCAGCGTTCTTCAGACACTTGACCGGTATATCCGGGCGGTCGCCGAAGAGATCGGCTGGTATAATGCCCCCAAACAGCTGTGCCGCGGAGGAGATCTCCGTTCGCTCACGTTCTGCTGCATGCCGGTGAAACAGTGCCCGCTTCTTCCCTCTCTCGAGTCGCTTGGGATGAGCCGGGAGGAGTATCTCGCATTGAAAAAGGAAATGACTGCCGAGACTCCTCTTTCCATGGGCAGCCACACCTGTTTCGGCAGTCTTGCCTACTGCTGTAAGTCTTCGACCCCCTGTATGTTCCGGGATATGACGCTGAAGTCGATCGATCTCCCGATGAATGAATATATGGCTCTGAAACGTACGCTTTCTGAGAAGATCGTGAAGAAAATCTTTGAAAATGTCTAA